Proteins encoded in a region of the Photobacterium angustum genome:
- the cysE gene encoding serine O-acetyltransferase — protein sequence MKQCQQHQLWPAIKQEAREQSEHEPMLASFYHATIIKHDDLAAALSYILANKLATPSMPAMAVREVIEEAYASDCSIVESAARDICAVVERDPAIEMYSIPLLYLKGCHALQGYRVANWLWKQDRKALAVYLQNQISVACQVDVHPAAKIGQGIMFDHATGIVIGETAVIENDVSILQDVTLGGTGKESGDRHPKIREGVMIGAGAKVLGNIEVGEGAKIGSCSVVLNPVPPHTTVAGIPAKVVGRPNSDKPSMDMDQQFNGNSQTFIEGDGI from the coding sequence GTGAAGCAATGTCAACAACACCAGCTTTGGCCAGCGATCAAGCAGGAAGCACGAGAGCAGTCAGAGCATGAGCCAATGCTCGCGAGTTTTTATCATGCCACGATTATTAAGCATGATGATCTTGCTGCTGCATTAAGTTATATACTCGCAAATAAATTGGCGACACCATCGATGCCAGCGATGGCTGTTCGTGAGGTCATCGAAGAAGCGTATGCTAGCGATTGTTCGATAGTTGAATCGGCAGCACGTGATATTTGTGCTGTTGTTGAACGAGATCCTGCTATTGAAATGTATTCTATTCCATTACTTTATCTTAAAGGTTGTCATGCTCTTCAAGGATATCGCGTGGCTAACTGGTTGTGGAAGCAAGATCGAAAAGCCTTAGCGGTTTATCTGCAAAACCAAATCTCGGTAGCTTGCCAAGTCGATGTGCATCCTGCGGCAAAAATCGGTCAAGGGATCATGTTTGATCACGCGACCGGTATTGTGATTGGTGAAACCGCTGTCATTGAAAATGATGTATCAATCCTTCAGGACGTCACATTAGGTGGTACGGGGAAAGAGAGCGGCGATCGTCATCCGAAGATCCGAGAAGGGGTGATGATAGGCGCTGGTGCTAAAGTATTAGGCAATATCGAAGTCGGTGAAGGGGCGAAAATTGGCTCTTGTTCGGTGGTGTTAAATCCTGTACCTCCCCATACAACTGTGGCCGGTATTCCTGCCAAAGTCGTTGGGCGACCAAATTCTGATAAACCATCGATGGATATGGATCAGCAATTTAATGGTAACTCGCAAACGTTTATTGAAGGTGATGGTATTTAG
- a CDS encoding sensor domain-containing diguanylate cyclase, giving the protein MKNLAIPEYKFFFVRFTLIFLLLLTVFLSIFYYNSQSELERRKSNIQVQQKALLVGKKNYIQVVIGSVVRETALLADIANNHEIHRITGLKDGIEKQQRMARFSQALKSVSQRKEIYDQMRYLDLEGNEVTRVNFNDGRALIVPSNELQKKKHRYYFLEAAKLQHKGIYISPLDLNIEHGEIEVPYKPMIRLSAPVFDKEGNKQGIVIINYLAKYLMEGLGLFNLNGGTNYMLVNSDGYYLYNNLYPEKEFAFMFDNKKEQTIYQQFPELEAQIQAMQSGQIVTSKGVLTIESVGAIGRINPYCFQEYHVTENNSTAWKLISFVAFDKRGDFIKAIEHHQTLVYVAIILSFVLSYWIARYQLKEHINKQRIYTLAHYDNLTGLLNRASFLTQANKILSNSVTSSKVICLLYIDLDDFKPINDQYGHGAGDKVLKHLALMMRKVFGSKALLVRLGGDEFAVLLYSAQHLASPEYYAAALQQMLACPFEVENKVFIPIHSSIGGCYSAAKEISLDDLMHKADMAMYQVKRQGKNQVYFFNDVNGPEAE; this is encoded by the coding sequence ATGAAAAATCTCGCAATACCTGAGTATAAGTTTTTCTTTGTCCGTTTTACGCTGATATTTTTATTGTTGTTAACGGTTTTTCTATCGATTTTTTACTATAACTCACAATCTGAACTTGAACGACGAAAAAGTAATATTCAAGTACAGCAAAAAGCACTGCTGGTTGGTAAAAAAAATTATATCCAAGTGGTAATAGGCTCAGTAGTACGAGAAACAGCATTATTGGCTGATATCGCCAATAACCATGAGATCCACCGTATTACCGGATTGAAAGATGGTATTGAAAAACAGCAGCGAATGGCACGTTTTTCACAAGCTCTGAAATCGGTGAGTCAACGTAAAGAAATCTATGATCAAATGCGCTATCTCGATTTAGAAGGTAATGAAGTTACTCGGGTTAACTTTAACGACGGGCGTGCATTGATTGTGCCTTCTAATGAGTTACAGAAGAAAAAACATCGATACTATTTCCTTGAGGCGGCAAAATTACAACACAAAGGGATCTATATATCTCCACTTGATTTAAATATCGAGCATGGTGAGATTGAAGTGCCTTATAAGCCGATGATCCGTTTATCTGCACCTGTATTTGATAAAGAGGGAAATAAGCAGGGTATTGTTATTATTAACTATTTAGCGAAGTATTTGATGGAAGGGCTAGGGTTGTTCAACCTTAATGGGGGGACAAACTATATGTTGGTAAATAGTGATGGCTATTATCTCTATAATAATTTGTATCCAGAAAAAGAGTTTGCCTTTATGTTTGATAATAAAAAAGAGCAAACTATTTATCAGCAGTTCCCTGAATTAGAAGCACAAATTCAAGCTATGCAGTCGGGGCAAATTGTTACATCTAAAGGTGTATTAACCATTGAGTCGGTTGGTGCCATTGGGCGAATTAACCCTTACTGCTTTCAGGAATACCATGTTACAGAAAATAATTCGACCGCTTGGAAACTGATTTCCTTTGTTGCTTTTGATAAACGTGGCGATTTCATTAAAGCGATCGAACATCATCAAACCTTAGTTTATGTCGCAATTATATTGAGTTTCGTTTTATCTTATTGGATTGCACGCTATCAATTAAAAGAACATATTAATAAACAGCGTATTTATACGTTAGCGCATTACGATAATTTAACGGGACTCTTAAATCGTGCTTCTTTTCTAACACAAGCCAATAAAATTCTGAGTAATAGCGTAACGTCATCTAAAGTCATCTGCCTTTTGTATATTGATCTGGACGACTTTAAGCCGATAAATGATCAATATGGTCATGGCGCTGGAGATAAAGTATTAAAGCATCTCGCTTTAATGATGCGTAAAGTCTTCGGCTCAAAAGCGTTGCTGGTACGTTTAGGCGGAGATGAATTTGCTGTTTTACTGTATTCAGCTCAGCATTTAGCGAGTCCTGAATATTACGCAGCCGCTTTGCAGCAAATGCTGGCTTGTCCGTTTGAAGTTGAAAATAAGGTATTTATTCCTATTCATTCAAGCATTGGTGGTTGCTATTCAGCAGCCAAAGAAATTTCACTTGATGATTTGATGCACAAAGCTGATATGGCGATGTATCAAGTTAAGCGGCAGGGAAAAAATCAAGTGTATTTCTTTAATGACGTTAACGGGCCAGAGGCAGAGTAA
- the lpxM gene encoding lauroyl-Kdo(2)-lipid IV(A) myristoyltransferase (LpxM is lauroyl-Kdo(2)-lipid IV(A) myristoyltransferase, an enzyme characterized in Escherichia coli and involved in biosynthesis of the form of lipid A found in that species and some closely related species.), whose translation MIDNHYDKQAYNPQFEWSFLAPKYWGTWLAVILASLFCLLPHNARRAIASTFAKKAIKLNSKSNRRARVNLQMCFPEKTDAEREDILLQSITTAGTFLLGFASLSVRSKFWLEDNTVIRGMENLTTLTDQQQSVILLVPHTWAIDIPAVLLASRGLPVSAMAKKQKNPVSDWLMHRQRVQYGGRVYERSGGIKPFIKSIREGYLGYYLPDEDLGPEHSVFVDFFGTTKATMSGLGRLSKLSRAKIVPLFAMYNSESGKYELDFYPALPFPSETEEQDARMMNECIEQYVSERPEQYMWILRLLKTRPNSNENPYQVKM comes from the coding sequence ATGATTGATAACCATTACGATAAACAAGCTTATAACCCACAATTTGAATGGTCTTTTCTAGCACCTAAATATTGGGGGACATGGCTTGCCGTTATCCTCGCTTCTCTATTTTGTTTGCTGCCCCATAACGCACGCCGCGCAATTGCGAGTACCTTTGCTAAAAAAGCTATCAAGTTAAATAGCAAATCAAATCGTCGTGCGCGCGTAAACTTACAGATGTGCTTTCCTGAAAAGACCGATGCTGAACGTGAAGATATTCTACTTCAAAGTATCACCACTGCAGGTACATTCTTGCTGGGTTTTGCATCGTTAAGTGTACGTAGCAAATTTTGGTTAGAAGATAATACCGTGATCCGCGGGATGGAGAACCTCACTACTCTCACCGATCAGCAGCAAAGCGTGATTTTATTGGTTCCTCACACTTGGGCGATTGATATTCCTGCGGTACTGCTTGCATCACGCGGTTTACCTGTTTCTGCAATGGCGAAAAAGCAGAAAAACCCAGTATCAGACTGGTTGATGCACCGTCAGCGTGTGCAATACGGCGGCCGTGTTTATGAACGCAGTGGTGGCATTAAACCATTTATCAAATCGATTCGCGAAGGGTACTTGGGATACTACTTACCCGATGAGGATCTTGGTCCTGAGCATAGTGTATTTGTTGATTTCTTTGGCACCACTAAAGCAACGATGTCAGGTTTAGGTCGACTGTCTAAATTAAGTCGCGCAAAGATCGTACCGCTTTTTGCGATGTACAACAGTGAGTCGGGGAAATATGAATTAGATTTTTACCCTGCTCTGCCTTTCCCTAGTGAAACTGAAGAGCAAGATGCCCGCATGATGAACGAATGTATCGAACAATACGTGAGTGAGCGTCCAGAACAATACATGTGGATTCTGCGTTTACTAAAGACACGCCCTAATAGTAATGAAAATCCATATCAGGTGAAAATGTAA
- the gpmM gene encoding 2,3-bisphosphoglycerate-independent phosphoglycerate mutase → MSAKKPLALVILDGWGYREDNADNAIANAQTPVMDGLLAQNPNTLISASGIDVGLPDGQMGNSEVGHTNIGAGRVVYQDLTRITKAISDGEFFENEALVTAIDKAVNAGKAVHIMGLLSPGGVHSHEDHIASAIEMAAKRGAEKIYLHAFLDGRDTPPRSAKNSLVRFNELFAKLGKGRTASLIGRYYAMDRDNNWDRVEKAYDLITAAKAEFTVANAVDGLAAAYERDENDEFVQATEVRAEGQEAAIVADGDSVIFMNYRADRAREITRAFEPGFTDFARAQFPQLSDFVMLTQYAADIELTTAFKPASLDNTLGEWLSKKGKKQLRISETEKYAHVTFFFNGGKEDEFDGESRQLVASPKVATYDLQPEMSAPELTDKLVAAIKGGEFDMIICNYPNGDMVGHTGVYDAAVKACEALDTCLGKVVAAIKEMDGQLLITADHGNAEMMVDPSTGGIHTAHTNLPVPLIYVGSKNLELKSGGKLSDLAPTMLSLTDMEIPAEMSGQVLYNLK, encoded by the coding sequence ATGTCTGCGAAGAAACCACTTGCACTTGTTATTTTAGATGGTTGGGGCTACCGCGAAGACAATGCGGATAACGCAATTGCTAACGCTCAAACACCAGTAATGGATGGGCTGCTTGCTCAAAACCCTAACACACTAATTTCAGCTTCTGGTATTGATGTTGGTCTACCTGACGGTCAAATGGGTAACTCTGAAGTGGGTCATACTAATATCGGTGCAGGCCGTGTGGTATACCAAGATCTTACTCGTATTACTAAAGCGATCAGCGATGGTGAGTTTTTCGAAAATGAAGCACTTGTAACGGCTATCGACAAAGCAGTAAACGCAGGTAAAGCGGTTCATATTATGGGTCTTCTATCTCCAGGTGGCGTTCACAGCCACGAAGATCACATTGCTTCTGCAATTGAAATGGCAGCAAAACGTGGCGCAGAGAAGATCTACCTGCACGCATTCCTAGATGGCCGAGATACGCCACCACGTAGCGCGAAAAATTCACTGGTTCGTTTTAATGAACTATTTGCCAAGCTAGGCAAAGGACGTACCGCATCACTGATTGGTCGTTACTACGCAATGGATCGCGATAATAACTGGGATCGCGTTGAAAAAGCTTACGATCTTATCACTGCCGCTAAAGCTGAGTTCACAGTCGCTAATGCCGTTGACGGTCTAGCTGCGGCTTACGAGCGTGATGAAAATGACGAATTTGTACAAGCAACTGAAGTACGTGCTGAAGGTCAAGAAGCTGCAATCGTGGCAGATGGCGATAGCGTTATTTTCATGAACTACCGTGCTGACCGTGCGCGTGAAATCACACGTGCATTTGAGCCGGGTTTTACCGATTTTGCGCGTGCACAATTCCCACAATTATCTGACTTTGTAATGCTAACGCAATATGCTGCGGATATTGAACTAACAACAGCATTCAAACCAGCAAGCCTAGACAATACATTAGGCGAATGGCTATCGAAGAAAGGCAAAAAACAGCTACGTATTTCTGAAACAGAAAAATACGCGCACGTAACCTTCTTCTTCAATGGCGGTAAAGAAGATGAGTTTGATGGTGAATCACGTCAACTTGTTGCTTCACCAAAAGTAGCCACTTACGATCTTCAACCTGAAATGAGTGCACCAGAGCTAACTGATAAGCTTGTTGCTGCAATCAAAGGTGGTGAGTTCGATATGATCATCTGTAACTACCCTAACGGTGATATGGTTGGCCATACTGGTGTTTACGACGCTGCAGTGAAAGCGTGTGAAGCACTAGATACTTGCCTAGGTAAAGTCGTTGCAGCGATTAAAGAAATGGACGGCCAGTTACTGATCACTGCCGACCACGGTAATGCCGAGATGATGGTTGACCCATCAACCGGTGGTATCCATACAGCACACACGAATCTACCAGTGCCACTTATCTACGTAGGTAGCAAAAACTTAGAACTTAAGTCAGGTGGTAAGCTGTCAGATCTTGCGCCAACGATGCTTTCACTAACAGATATGGAAATCCCTGCAGAGATGTCTGGTCAGGTGCTATACAATCTGAAATAA
- the envC gene encoding murein hydrolase activator EnvC, protein MRDMIRKHLNKKIRASALCTGVLLCMTFAVPCAASSQNQLDGVKQEISRQKNQLASKQKKYNSLQQDLKQHELNIAKAANDIHATNNQLATIKRAIDKLNTEQTELEQKQKQQKAVVASLLNAQFRQGQDSDIASLLSGEDSTRLDRMTTYAEYISKARVNAIDALDATQTEIQMKVHQLNEQKTEQQQVLNTLKQQKQTLDQQQQSRQKTLSSIKSQIDSSSEDLAELQANERQMLAAIAKAKAEAERRAREEAARIAREKAAAQARIKAAKEAKARAAAEAEAREIDRQYANQQARVPMDGLARHKGKLYWPVKGTILHNYGSHQQGQLRWKGMVFSKPMGSQVKAIYSGRIIFADWLRGYGLMIGIDHGKGDMSFYGYNQTLLKKVGDTVQAGEPIALVGDSGGQTQPGLYFEIRRKGQPIDPKPWLD, encoded by the coding sequence ATGCGAGATATGATTAGAAAACATCTAAACAAAAAAATCCGCGCCAGTGCATTATGCACTGGCGTTCTTTTATGCATGACATTTGCCGTTCCATGTGCAGCGTCCAGTCAAAACCAGCTCGATGGCGTAAAACAGGAAATCTCACGTCAAAAAAATCAACTGGCAAGCAAGCAAAAGAAATACAACAGCTTGCAACAAGATCTAAAACAACACGAACTGAACATTGCCAAAGCTGCGAATGATATTCATGCGACAAACAATCAATTAGCAACCATTAAACGCGCTATTGATAAGTTAAATACGGAACAAACAGAACTAGAACAAAAACAGAAACAACAAAAGGCCGTTGTTGCATCTCTATTAAATGCCCAATTTCGCCAAGGCCAAGACAGCGATATCGCCAGTTTATTAAGTGGTGAGGATTCAACACGCCTTGACCGAATGACAACTTATGCTGAGTACATCAGTAAAGCCCGTGTTAATGCCATTGATGCCCTTGATGCCACGCAAACTGAAATTCAAATGAAAGTACACCAGCTCAACGAGCAAAAAACGGAGCAGCAACAAGTACTCAACACTCTTAAACAACAAAAACAAACACTCGATCAACAGCAACAATCACGTCAAAAAACGCTATCTAGTATTAAAAGTCAAATCGATAGCAGCAGTGAAGATTTAGCAGAACTGCAAGCCAACGAAAGACAAATGCTCGCTGCAATTGCCAAAGCGAAAGCGGAAGCAGAAAGAAGAGCCCGTGAAGAAGCGGCAAGAATTGCCCGTGAAAAAGCGGCAGCTCAAGCACGCATAAAAGCGGCAAAAGAAGCCAAAGCGCGCGCTGCAGCTGAAGCCGAAGCACGTGAGATTGACAGACAATATGCAAACCAACAGGCACGTGTGCCGATGGACGGCCTTGCTCGCCATAAAGGCAAACTATACTGGCCAGTGAAAGGGACTATTTTGCATAACTACGGCTCGCATCAGCAAGGACAATTACGCTGGAAAGGCATGGTATTTAGCAAGCCAATGGGTAGCCAAGTAAAAGCGATTTATTCCGGTCGTATTATTTTTGCAGACTGGCTACGTGGCTATGGTTTGATGATTGGTATTGATCACGGTAAAGGCGACATGAGTTTCTATGGCTATAACCAAACACTACTGAAGAAAGTCGGTGATACGGTTCAAGCTGGAGAGCCAATAGCCCTAGTCGGTGACAGTGGTGGCCAAACCCAACCCGGACTCTACTTTGAGATCCGCCGTAAAGGCCAGCCAATAGATCCTAAACCTTGGCTTGATTAA
- a CDS encoding rhodanese-like domain-containing protein, protein MQQYIEFLTSNPILSLVWIGLVVAIIGSMVKEKTATYKTIGINDATALVNREEGVFVDIRSRDEYRKGHIAGSLHALPSQIKEQNITELEKHKTAPIIVVCKTGQTAQTTANDLSKAGFTNVNVLKDGLIAWNEANLPLVKSKGKK, encoded by the coding sequence ATGCAACAATATATTGAATTTTTAACCAGTAACCCTATTTTATCTCTAGTTTGGATCGGTTTAGTTGTGGCTATCATCGGTTCTATGGTCAAAGAGAAAACTGCAACGTATAAAACAATTGGTATTAACGACGCGACAGCATTAGTCAATCGTGAAGAAGGAGTGTTTGTTGATATTCGCTCTCGTGATGAATACCGTAAAGGTCATATTGCGGGCTCACTTCACGCTTTGCCAAGCCAAATTAAAGAACAAAACATTACAGAGCTTGAAAAACATAAAACAGCCCCAATCATTGTGGTATGTAAGACAGGTCAAACCGCTCAAACAACCGCAAATGATTTGAGTAAAGCGGGTTTTACCAATGTTAACGTACTAAAAGACGGTCTGATTGCTTGGAACGAAGCAAACCTGCCGCTAGTAAAAAGCAAAGGTAAAAAATAA
- a CDS encoding TetR/AcrR family transcriptional regulator has product MKTRDRIIHAALALFNDRGEPNVTTNHIAADLAISPGNLYYHFRNKEQIIHSIFDLYATDLQVSFQPRNEAETTESLLSYLDAVFLLMWRYRFFYANLPDILRRDPELQLKYLEAQAQLRSNIAILMQSLKEGGLVDIDDEDLKTLAETLLMVASSWISYQTTQVAGAKITPTVIYKGVIQILNIVRPLATPLGCERVEALKQYYEQQEQQAKR; this is encoded by the coding sequence ATGAAAACCCGAGACAGAATTATTCATGCTGCTTTAGCGTTATTTAATGATCGCGGAGAGCCCAACGTAACGACGAATCATATCGCCGCCGATCTAGCGATCAGTCCGGGTAATCTTTATTATCATTTTAGAAATAAAGAACAGATCATCCACAGTATTTTTGATTTATATGCCACTGACTTACAAGTGAGCTTTCAACCACGCAATGAAGCTGAAACGACTGAAAGTCTATTGAGCTATCTCGATGCCGTATTTTTGTTGATGTGGCGCTATCGTTTTTTCTACGCAAATTTGCCTGATATCTTACGACGTGATCCCGAATTACAACTTAAATACCTTGAAGCACAGGCGCAACTTCGCAGTAACATCGCTATATTGATGCAAAGCTTGAAAGAAGGTGGATTGGTTGATATCGATGATGAAGATTTGAAAACCTTGGCTGAGACTTTGTTGATGGTGGCATCAAGTTGGATTAGTTATCAAACAACACAAGTCGCTGGTGCTAAAATAACCCCAACGGTTATCTATAAAGGTGTTATTCAGATACTTAATATTGTAAGGCCGCTGGCAACACCGTTAGGCTGCGAACGTGTAGAAGCATTGAAACAGTATTACGAGCAACAAGAGCAACAAGCTAAGCGTTAA
- the gpsA gene encoding NAD(P)H-dependent glycerol-3-phosphate dehydrogenase: MTKNANNTISMAVLGAGSYGTALAIALSRNGANVILWGHDPEHIAQLEIDRANEAFLPGVHFPESLIVTSNLQDAVEGSRDLLVVVPSHVFGQVLSQVKPFLRSDSRVCWATKGLEPETGRLLKDVAVDALGSDIPLAVLSGPTFAQELAAGLPTAISVASPDAEFVADLQEKIHCDKTFRVYSNNDFTGMQLGGAVKNVIAIGAGMSDGIGFGANARTALITRGLAEMCRLGAALGAQPETFMGMAGLGDLVLTCTDNQSRNRRFGLALGEGKSVEQAQQEIGQVVEGYRNTKEVWQLAKRYGVEMPISEQIYQVLYQGKDAREAAKELLAREKKYE, encoded by the coding sequence ATGACTAAGAACGCAAATAATACGATTTCAATGGCAGTATTAGGTGCTGGCTCTTACGGCACAGCACTTGCTATTGCGTTATCCAGAAATGGTGCCAATGTTATTTTATGGGGCCATGACCCAGAACATATTGCACAATTGGAAATTGATCGTGCCAATGAAGCGTTTCTTCCTGGTGTGCACTTTCCAGAATCGTTAATTGTAACGTCAAACTTACAAGATGCTGTTGAAGGTAGCCGCGATTTACTTGTTGTTGTACCAAGTCATGTATTTGGTCAAGTATTATCACAAGTAAAACCTTTCTTACGCTCAGATTCACGTGTCTGTTGGGCGACCAAAGGGTTAGAACCAGAAACTGGACGTCTGTTAAAAGATGTCGCAGTCGATGCTTTAGGTAGTGATATTCCACTTGCAGTATTATCAGGCCCTACCTTTGCCCAAGAACTAGCTGCGGGTTTACCGACGGCTATTTCTGTTGCATCACCGGATGCGGAGTTTGTTGCTGATCTTCAAGAAAAGATTCATTGTGATAAAACCTTTAGAGTTTATAGCAATAATGATTTTACGGGGATGCAACTAGGCGGCGCTGTAAAAAATGTGATTGCGATTGGTGCAGGTATGTCTGACGGTATTGGCTTTGGTGCCAATGCACGTACAGCGTTGATCACCCGCGGTCTTGCGGAAATGTGTCGTCTTGGCGCGGCATTAGGTGCACAGCCTGAAACCTTTATGGGCATGGCTGGATTGGGTGACTTAGTACTCACATGTACCGATAACCAATCCCGTAACCGTCGTTTTGGTTTAGCGTTAGGTGAAGGTAAAAGTGTAGAGCAAGCACAGCAGGAAATTGGTCAAGTTGTTGAAGGTTATCGTAATACCAAAGAGGTTTGGCAATTAGCTAAACGTTATGGTGTTGAGATGCCGATCTCTGAGCAAATTTATCAAGTACTTTATCAAGGTAAAGATGCTCGTGAGGCTGCTAAAGAATTACTCGCACGCGAGAAAAAATATGAATAA
- a CDS encoding tRNA (cytidine(34)-2'-O)-methyltransferase: protein MFDIALYEPEIAPNTGNIIRLSANCGANLHLIEPLGFDLDEKKVRRAGLDYHDLAHVHRHKDFAAFMQAMEGRRIFACTTKTTNFHTNAKFEQGDVLLFGPETRGLPAEFIASLPLEQRLRIPMQPDSRSLNLSNAVAIISFEAWRQMDFNGAV from the coding sequence ATGTTTGATATTGCGTTGTATGAACCCGAAATTGCCCCCAATACGGGTAATATTATTCGCCTAAGTGCGAACTGTGGCGCGAACTTGCACCTAATTGAGCCTTTAGGGTTTGATCTGGATGAAAAGAAAGTCCGTCGTGCTGGATTGGATTATCATGATTTAGCGCATGTCCATCGCCATAAAGACTTTGCAGCCTTCATGCAAGCAATGGAAGGTCGTCGTATTTTTGCCTGCACCACCAAAACCACTAATTTCCACACTAATGCGAAATTTGAACAGGGTGATGTGTTACTTTTCGGCCCAGAAACTCGCGGCCTACCGGCTGAATTTATTGCCAGCCTCCCCCTTGAACAACGCTTACGTATTCCAATGCAACCCGATAGCCGCAGCTTAAACCTTTCCAATGCGGTTGCGATTATCTCGTTTGAAGCATGGCGACAAATGGATTTTAACGGCGCAGTATAA
- the rfaD gene encoding ADP-glyceromanno-heptose 6-epimerase — MIIVTGGAGMIGSNIVKALNEQGCNDILVVDNLKDGTKFANLVDLDIADYMDKEDFITQIMAGDEFGNIEAIFHEGACSATTEWDGKYMMLNNYEYSKELLHYCLERQIPFLYASSAATYGGRDHDFIEEKPYEGALNVYGYSKQQFDNYVRRIWQDAEAHGEKLSQITGFRYFNVYGPREQHKGSMASVAFHLNTQINAGGNPKLFEGSETFKRDFVYVGDVCKMNLWFLANSVSGIFNCGTGNAESFQAVADAVVKYHGKGEVESVPFPEHLKGRYQTYTQADLTKVRAAGYTETFKSVAEGVAEYMTILNK, encoded by the coding sequence ATGATAATTGTTACTGGCGGCGCCGGCATGATCGGCAGCAACATCGTAAAAGCCCTTAACGAGCAAGGTTGTAACGATATTTTAGTGGTGGATAACCTCAAAGACGGGACTAAATTCGCAAACCTTGTCGATTTAGACATTGCCGATTACATGGACAAAGAAGACTTCATCACCCAAATTATGGCGGGAGATGAGTTCGGAAATATTGAAGCCATTTTCCATGAGGGTGCTTGCTCAGCAACCACTGAGTGGGACGGTAAATACATGATGCTCAATAACTATGAGTACTCAAAAGAGCTATTGCATTACTGTTTAGAGCGCCAAATTCCCTTCCTATATGCTTCATCTGCAGCAACCTATGGTGGTCGCGATCATGACTTCATCGAAGAAAAGCCATACGAAGGTGCACTGAACGTTTATGGTTATTCGAAACAACAATTTGATAACTATGTTCGCCGTATTTGGCAAGATGCCGAAGCACATGGTGAGAAACTATCGCAAATCACTGGCTTCCGTTATTTCAATGTGTACGGCCCGCGTGAGCAACATAAAGGTAGTATGGCTTCTGTCGCCTTTCACCTAAACACTCAAATTAATGCAGGTGGCAACCCAAAACTATTTGAAGGCTCTGAAACCTTTAAGCGTGATTTTGTTTATGTTGGCGATGTATGCAAAATGAACCTATGGTTCTTAGCAAATAGTGTATCCGGTATTTTTAACTGTGGTACAGGCAATGCTGAATCTTTCCAAGCGGTGGCTGATGCTGTCGTTAAATATCATGGAAAAGGTGAAGTTGAGTCAGTTCCCTTCCCTGAGCACCTAAAAGGTCGTTACCAAACTTACACACAAGCAGATCTGACTAAAGTGCGCGCAGCTGGCTATACAGAAACGTTTAAGTCTGTTGCTGAAGGCGTTGCAGAATACATGACAATCCTAAACAAATAA
- the secB gene encoding protein-export chaperone SecB has protein sequence MAEAANTEAQQNFQIQRIFLKDVSFEAPNSPDMFQKEWNPDVKLDLDTQSRELAEGVYEVVLRLTVTVKNEEENAFLCEVQQGGIFSVAGMEAPQLAHCLGAFCPNILFPYARETISSLVVKGTFPQLNLAPVNFDALFMNYLQNQAEANAEA, from the coding sequence ATGGCTGAAGCAGCAAATACAGAAGCACAACAAAACTTTCAAATTCAACGTATCTTCCTAAAAGACGTTTCTTTTGAAGCGCCTAATTCACCTGATATGTTCCAAAAAGAATGGAACCCAGATGTGAAATTGGATCTTGATACTCAAAGCCGCGAACTAGCTGAAGGTGTGTATGAAGTTGTACTTCGTCTGACTGTTACAGTTAAGAATGAAGAAGAGAATGCATTCCTTTGTGAAGTTCAGCAGGGTGGTATCTTCTCTGTTGCAGGTATGGAAGCACCACAACTAGCACATTGCCTAGGTGCATTCTGCCCGAACATCCTATTCCCGTACGCGCGTGAAACAATTTCAAGCTTAGTAGTTAAGGGTACATTCCCACAATTGAACCTAGCACCAGTAAACTTTGATGCATTGTTCATGAACTACTTACAAAACCAAGCAGAAGCAAACGCTGAAGCTTAA